A region of Streptomyces sp. TG1A-60 DNA encodes the following proteins:
- a CDS encoding ATP-dependent DNA helicase: MSSSSSTRRLSRTHVRQGSHGAYRLVRTPPARTDSLRLDAEQRGVVDHRTGPLLVLAGPGTGKTTTLVESVAARVARGANPSRLLVLTFSRKAAAELRDRMALRMGAARAPQATTFHSFCYALVRSHQDSELFVEPLRLLSGPEQDVAVRELLAGQPDLERLGLAHVRWPDELRACLTTRGFADEVRAVLARSRELGLAPEDLRAFADRIGRPDWLAASAFLAEYLDVLDLHGVIDYAELVHRAVLLAGRPGVAEHLAAQYDAVYVDEYQDTDPAQVRLLRALAGGGRTLVAFGDPDQSIYTFRGADVNGILEFPAAFPRADGRRAPVAVLRTSRRSGAALLAATRLVTQRMPLTRLPAAKVRAHRELRPARDGGRVEVYTYPTPGTELDNIADVLRRAHLEDGVPWSEMAVLVRAGARTIPSIRRALTAAGVPLEIDGDDLPLRHEPAVQPLLTALRAVARAELGEVTPAASEKPASPAEAEESGEPTDAPEPQPSWLDTETALTLLASPLAGMDTADLRRLGRALREEERAGGNPVPPPSDELLARALAEPERLVAHDPVYARGAQRLGALLRKARERLAGGGTAEEALWELWDGTPWPRRLERAARRGGAAGRNADRDLDAVCALFATAARAEERTGGLGALNFLAEIEAEDIAADTLTGRALRPDAVRLMTAHRSKGLQWRLVVVAGVQEGLWPDLRRRGSLLEADRIGRDGLAEPLTPGALLAEERRLFYVAATRACERLVVTAVQAPADDGDQPSRFLAELGVEPRDVTGRPRRPLSVAALVAELRATTVDPRVSETLREAAALRLARLAALSDEDGRPLVPSAHPYRWWGMFEPTESRVPLRNRDQPVVLSGSALDQLANTCALQWFLGREVKADAPATAAQGFGNVVHVLADEVASGRTPADLDVLMERLDSVWNALAFDAPWKSEQEKQHARVALERFLKWHVMDRTGRAVVASEHDFDVTLEAGDYEVRIRGSMDRVETDADGRAYVVDFKTGKQAVSSAEVTRHPQLAVYQLAVREGAVDEPFEGTRPEPGGAELVQLRQGAAKKNGGENLPKVQAQEPLEGEWVGDLLATAAGKVLDERFSPTTGQHCAHCAFRASCSARPEGRHVVE; this comes from the coding sequence GTGAGCTCCTCTTCCTCCACCAGGCGCCTGTCGCGCACCCACGTGCGACAGGGGAGCCATGGCGCTTACCGACTGGTGCGTACCCCACCGGCCCGAACGGACTCCCTTCGTCTGGACGCCGAGCAGCGCGGCGTGGTTGACCACCGGACCGGCCCTCTGCTCGTTCTCGCAGGCCCGGGCACCGGCAAGACGACCACGCTCGTCGAGTCCGTGGCGGCCCGCGTGGCCCGCGGCGCGAACCCCTCGCGCCTCCTGGTGCTGACGTTCAGCCGCAAGGCGGCCGCGGAGCTGCGCGACCGGATGGCCCTGCGGATGGGCGCCGCACGCGCCCCCCAGGCCACCACCTTCCACTCCTTCTGCTACGCCCTGGTCCGCTCCCACCAGGACAGCGAACTCTTCGTCGAACCACTGCGGCTGTTGTCCGGCCCCGAACAGGACGTGGCGGTCCGTGAACTGCTCGCCGGCCAGCCCGACCTGGAGCGCCTGGGCCTCGCGCATGTGCGCTGGCCGGACGAACTGCGCGCCTGCCTCACCACACGCGGGTTCGCCGACGAGGTCCGCGCGGTCCTCGCCCGCAGCCGCGAACTCGGCCTGGCCCCCGAGGACCTGCGTGCCTTCGCCGACCGTATCGGCCGCCCGGACTGGCTCGCGGCCTCCGCCTTCCTCGCCGAGTACCTCGACGTCCTCGACCTGCACGGAGTGATCGACTACGCGGAACTGGTCCACCGCGCGGTGCTCCTGGCCGGCCGCCCCGGCGTCGCGGAGCACCTGGCCGCGCAGTACGACGCGGTCTACGTCGACGAGTACCAGGACACCGACCCGGCGCAGGTACGGCTGCTGCGGGCCCTCGCCGGCGGCGGTCGCACCCTGGTCGCCTTCGGCGACCCCGACCAGTCGATCTACACCTTCCGGGGCGCCGACGTGAACGGCATCCTGGAATTCCCGGCCGCCTTTCCGCGCGCGGACGGCCGCCGGGCCCCGGTCGCGGTCCTCAGAACCTCCCGACGCTCGGGAGCGGCCCTGCTCGCCGCCACCCGCCTGGTCACCCAACGCATGCCGCTCACCCGCCTCCCGGCGGCGAAGGTACGGGCCCACCGCGAGCTCCGGCCCGCCCGGGACGGCGGTCGCGTCGAGGTCTACACGTACCCGACGCCGGGCACCGAGCTGGACAACATCGCGGACGTCCTGCGCCGGGCCCATCTGGAGGACGGCGTCCCCTGGAGCGAGATGGCCGTCCTGGTGCGCGCCGGCGCCCGCACGATCCCCTCGATCCGGCGCGCCCTCACCGCCGCCGGCGTCCCTCTGGAGATCGACGGCGACGACCTGCCCCTGCGCCACGAACCGGCCGTACAGCCGCTGCTGACGGCGCTGCGGGCGGTGGCGCGGGCGGAGCTGGGGGAAGTGACGCCGGCGGCCTCGGAGAAGCCCGCGAGCCCCGCGGAGGCCGAGGAGTCCGGAGAGCCAACCGACGCACCCGAACCGCAGCCCTCCTGGCTCGACACCGAAACGGCGCTCACCCTCCTGGCCTCCCCCCTCGCCGGGATGGACACCGCCGACCTGCGGCGTCTCGGCCGTGCCTTGCGCGAGGAGGAGCGGGCCGGCGGCAACCCCGTACCACCGCCATCGGACGAACTGCTGGCACGCGCGCTGGCGGAGCCGGAGCGGCTGGTGGCGCATGACCCGGTGTACGCGCGGGGCGCGCAACGCCTCGGCGCGCTGCTGCGGAAGGCCCGTGAACGCCTCGCGGGCGGCGGCACGGCCGAAGAGGCGCTGTGGGAGCTGTGGGACGGCACACCCTGGCCCAGGCGACTGGAGCGGGCCGCCCGGCGCGGCGGGGCGGCCGGACGCAACGCGGACCGCGACCTCGACGCCGTGTGCGCGCTGTTCGCCACGGCGGCCCGCGCGGAGGAGCGCACCGGCGGCCTCGGTGCCCTCAACTTCCTCGCGGAGATCGAGGCCGAGGACATCGCCGCGGACACACTCACCGGCCGGGCGCTCCGCCCCGACGCCGTACGCCTGATGACCGCCCACCGCTCCAAGGGCCTCCAGTGGCGCCTGGTCGTCGTCGCCGGCGTCCAGGAGGGCCTGTGGCCGGACCTGCGCCGCCGCGGCTCGCTCCTGGAGGCCGACCGCATCGGGCGCGACGGTCTCGCCGAACCGCTCACCCCGGGCGCGCTCCTGGCGGAGGAACGCCGTCTGTTCTACGTCGCCGCCACGCGCGCGTGCGAACGCCTCGTCGTCACCGCGGTCCAGGCCCCCGCCGACGACGGCGACCAGCCCTCCCGCTTCCTCGCCGAACTGGGCGTCGAGCCCAGGGACGTCACCGGCCGCCCCCGACGCCCGCTGTCCGTGGCGGCCCTCGTCGCCGAACTGCGTGCCACGACGGTGGACCCCCGGGTGTCGGAAACCCTCCGCGAGGCCGCCGCCCTGCGCCTGGCCAGGCTGGCCGCGCTGAGCGACGAGGACGGCCGGCCACTCGTGCCGTCGGCCCACCCGTACCGCTGGTGGGGCATGTTCGAGCCCACCGAGAGCAGAGTGCCGCTCCGGAACCGCGACCAGCCCGTCGTGCTGTCTGGCAGTGCTCTCGACCAGCTCGCGAACACCTGCGCCCTGCAGTGGTTCCTGGGCCGTGAGGTGAAGGCCGACGCGCCCGCGACCGCCGCCCAGGGCTTCGGGAACGTGGTCCACGTCCTCGCCGACGAGGTCGCCTCCGGACGCACCCCGGCCGACCTCGACGTCCTCATGGAACGCCTCGACTCCGTGTGGAACGCGCTCGCCTTCGACGCGCCCTGGAAGTCCGAGCAGGAGAAGCAGCACGCGCGCGTGGCGCTCGAACGCTTCCTGAAGTGGCACGTCATGGACCGCACGGGGCGTGCGGTCGTGGCCAGCGAGCACGACTTCGACGTCACCCTCGAAGCGGGCGACTACGAGGTGCGCATCCGGGGCTCCATGGACCGCGTCGAGACGGACGCCGACGGCCGCGCGTACGTCGTCGACTTCAAGACCGGCAAGCAGGCCGTGAGTTCCGCCGAGGTGACCCGCCACCCCCAGCTGGCCGTGTACCAGCTGGCGGTCCGTGAGGGCGCCGTCGACGAGCCCTTCGAAGGCACACGCCCCGAGCCGGGCGGCGCCGAACTCGTTCAACTGCGGCAGGGCGCCGCCAAGAAGAACGGCGGCGAGAACCTGCCGAAGGTGCAGGCCCAGGAACCGCTGGAGGGGGAGTGGGTCGGAGACCTCCTCGCCACCGCGGCGGGCAAAGTCCTGGACGAACGGTTCTCCCCGACCACGGGACAACACTGCGCACACTGCGCGTTCCGGGCGTCCTGCAGCGCCCGCCCGGAGGGCCGTCACGTGGTGGAATGA
- a CDS encoding MGMT family protein, producing the protein MSEESIPVDALPEYAERVLEVTDLIPPGLVMTYGDVAECLGEGGPRQVGRVMALYGGAVPWWRVVRADGVLLPGHELRALDHYRAEGTPLREASRATEGHVPRVDMRRARWDGGGLAAAHI; encoded by the coding sequence ATGAGCGAGGAGAGCATTCCGGTGGACGCCCTGCCGGAGTACGCGGAGCGGGTCCTCGAGGTCACCGACCTGATCCCGCCCGGGCTGGTCATGACGTACGGAGACGTCGCCGAGTGTCTGGGGGAGGGCGGCCCGCGCCAGGTGGGCCGCGTGATGGCCCTCTACGGAGGCGCGGTCCCGTGGTGGCGGGTGGTCCGCGCCGACGGCGTCCTGCTGCCCGGCCACGAGCTGAGAGCCCTGGACCACTACCGCGCGGAGGGCACCCCGCTGCGCGAGGCGAGCCGTGCCACCGAGGGTCATGTGCCGCGCGTCGACATGAGACGGGCGCGCTGGGACGGCGGCGGACTCGCCGCAGCTCACATCTGA